A window of Salmo trutta chromosome 31, fSalTru1.1, whole genome shotgun sequence contains these coding sequences:
- the LOC115169227 gene encoding cell wall protein DAN4-like, which produces MFPNSVEDRGLRKLVPRLVQASEEKLGSEVVSGYFKLFVALLSVLLFLFWVIHLRKDNDEVYDEIDSNLVNRFTERATLNYKYLQHLEGLLDMKKLQIDRLNAEANFDLSSCCCYGSDSCSGRSSCSYTSDCCSGRSSCSYTSDSCFGRSSCSYTSVSCSGRFSCRNTSRTKTHSRSHCRSSGSSRSSSRSSGGDCSTCRHCNKRPDRFLSGSLDSPYPLDSLDCPHPLDSPSPVESPRQPCSLSPLPGDDEGHVRYHGNTQASNTSCHASCRSTRRSFCHASRCSSPSPSSSSKYVTPSDSRLLLEYHQSPRQPTIVYYDTTKMDDKGDYVPVVATIVKSSPGCKDLSNTPDCSKTQNADPVDHSKTPMTVRRIISVRQLFEIVPGKSDPPVLHSWHQRHLEVNVQQKVAHNERLKEGGTTTCNPASTSTHLDTTQPTSTTTHLDTTQSTSTTTHLDTTQSTSTFTHLDTTQSTSTSTHLDTTQPTSTHLDTTQSTSTSTHLDTTQSTSTSTHLDTTQPTSTHLDTTQSTSTSTHLDTTQSTSTSTHLDTTQPTSTHLDTTQSTSTSTHLDTTQSTSTSTHLDTTQPTSTHLDTTQSTSTSTCNPTSTSTSSQAKTRRIARKTTSLPAFPLQRVNNPPSLHASGSEGKGHDKPSIRMYLQGEVQITFITQDIQEKLESHVRRKQSQRLWGFPKLVTRYVGDHLAELAAHTPSASGDGKTVKIPGKIMGNVSDHVGRGQRNTELCFRLSDRTRPGEEREETQATSPVATAKLNDNLNSSPANSSPTNSRPVEKTPFTSTSCTTTPQPAETHTTRPTHTSQSLDESSLQMPPNPVTLTQERRQLEMPVKRNCLEVKLKPLPGTVATSQTTLSSVTRQPTRQPIQAAALAPLKRPAPLRRRDTSAAEGYVSSMDPEALRRQEENPVMKPTSSATLSTSPAAHSHSSALETWTGIDTVSGLRSASNPIRLLCYDTDTERLFVFTTDLH; this is translated from the exons ATGTTCCCTAATTCAGTCGAGGACCGTGGCCTCCGTAAGCTGGTGCCCCGGCTCGTCCAAGCCTCCGAGGAGAAGTTAGGCTCAGAGGTGGTCAGCGGGTACTTCAAACTATTCGTGGCTCTCCTCTCCGTTCTCCTTTTCCTCTTCTGGGTTATCCATCTGCGGAAAGATAAT GATGAGGTCTACGACGAGATTGACTC AAACCTGGTCAACAGGTTCACAGAGAGAGCCACCCTCAACTACAAATACCTCCAGCACTTGGAGGGGCTGCTGGACATGAAGAAGCTACAGATAGACAGACTGAACGCTGAAGCGAACTTTGacctctcctcctgctgctgctatgGTTCTGACTCCTGCTCTGGGAGATCCTCCTGCAGCTACACCTCTGACTGCTGCTCTGGGAGGTCCTCCTGCAGCTATACCTCTGACTCCTGCTTTGGGAGGTCCTCCTGCAGCTatacctctgtctcctgctctggGAGGTTCTCCTGCAGAAACACCTCTAGAACTAAAACACATTCTAGATCACATTGCAGATCTTCCGGATCGTCTAGATCCTCCTCCAGATCTAGTGGTGGTGACTGCAGCACCTGCCGACACTGTAACAAACGGCCGGACAGGTTCCTTAGCGGTAGTCTGGATAGTCCCTACCCATTGGATAGCCTGGATTGCCCTCACCCATTGGACAGTCCAAGCCCAGTGGAAAGCCCCAGACAACCATGTAGTCTTAGCCCACTACCAGGAGATGATGAGGGGCACGTCAGATACCATGGCAACACGCAAGCATCCAACACCTCCTGCCACGCCTCCTGCCGTTCTACTCGCCGCTCCTTCTGCCACGCCTCCCGCTGCTCCTCTCCCAGCCCCTCGAG CTCCTCTAAGTACGTGACTCCTTCTGATTCTCGGCTGCTTCTGGAGTATCATCAAAGCCCTCGGCAGCCTACTATCGTTTACTACGACACCACCAAGATGGACGACAAAGGGGACTATGTTCCTGTGGTTGCTACTATTGTTAAGTCTTCACCTGGCTGCAAAGACCTCTCCAACACCCCTGACTGCTCCAAGACTCAGAATGCCGACCCTGTAGACCATTCCAAGACTCCGATGACAGTGAGACGGATTATTTCAGTGAGACAACTGTTTGAGATCGTTCCAGGGAAAAGTGACCCGCCTGTGCTGCACAGCTGGCACCAACGACACCTGGAAGTCAATGTGCAACAGAAG GTAGCCCATAATGAGAGACTGAAGGAAGGAGGGACCACCACCTGTAACCCGGCCTCTACCTCCACCCACCTCGATACCACCCagcccacctccaccaccacccacctcGATACCACCcagtccacctccaccaccacccacctcGATACCACCCAGTCCACCTCTACCTTCACCCACCTCGATACCACCCagtccacctctacctccacccacCTCGATACCACCCAGCCCACCTCCACCCACCTCGATACCACCCagtccacctctacctccacccacCTCGATACCACCCagtccacctctacctccacccacCTCGATACCACCCAGCCCACCTCCACCCACCTCGATACCACCCagtccacctctacctccacccacCTCGATACCACCCagtccacctctacctccacccacCTCGATACCACCCAGCCCACCTCCACCCACCTCGATACCACCCagtccacctctacctccacccacCTCGATACCACCCagtccacctctacctccacccacCTCGATACCACCCAGCCCACCTCCACCCACCTCGATACCACCCagtccacctctacctccacctgtaACCCGACCTCTACCTCAACCTCATCTCAGGCTAAAACAAGAAGGATCGCCAGGAAAACCACCAGCCTTCCAGCCTTTCCCCTACAGCGTGTCAACAACCCTCCTAGTCTCCATGCCAGTGGGTCGGAGGGTAAAG GTCATGACAAGCCGTCCATCCGGATGTACCTGCAGGGTGAGGTCCAGATCACCTTCATCACCCAGGATATCCAGGAGAAGCTGGAGTCCCACGTCCGCCGCAAGCAGAGCCAGCGCCTCTGGGGATTCCCCAAGCTGGTCACCAGGTACGTGGGAGACCACCTTGCCGAATTGGCTGCCCATACCCCCTCCGCTTCCGGCGACGGCAAGACGGTTAAGATCCCTGGCAAGATCATGGGCAACGTGAGCGACCATGTTGGCCGAGGGCAGCGAAACACGGAGTTGTGTTTCAGGCTGAGTGACAGGACAAGgccaggggaggagagagaggagacccaggCTACTAGTCCTGTAGCTACAGCCAAACTCAATGACAATTTAAACAGCTCACCTGCCAACAGCTCACCTACCAACAGCAGGCCTGTGGAGAAGACTCCCTTCACCAGCACCAGCTGCACCACTACTCCCCAGCCAGCCGAGACCCACACTACCAGACCCACCCACACCAGCCAATCTCTGGACGAGTCCTCCCTCCAGATGCCCCCAAACCCAGTGACCCTGACCCAGGAGAGACGCCAGCTGGAGATGCCTGTGAAGAGGAACTGTCTGGAAGTCAAGCTCAAACCCCTCCCTGGCACGGTGGCCACCAGCCAGACAACCCTTTCCTCTGTAACCAGGCAGCCAACTAGGCAGCCCATCCAGGCAGCAGCCCTCGCCCCTCTGAAACGCCCTGCGCCACTAAGGCGGAGGGATACGTCGGCAGCGGAGGGATACGTGTCTTCTATGGACCCAGAGGCGCTGAGGCGTCAGGAGGAGAATCCGGTGATGAAGCCTACATCTTCAGCCACCCTCTCGACCTCCCCAGCAGCTCACTCTCACAGCTCAGCTCTGGAGACTTGGACCGGCATAGACACCGTCTCAGGACTCCGCTCTGCCTCCAACCCCATACGACTGTTGTGTTATGACACTGACACTGAAAGGCTTTTTGTGTTTACAACAGATCTACATTGA